The Chroicocephalus ridibundus chromosome 3, bChrRid1.1, whole genome shotgun sequence genome has a segment encoding these proteins:
- the CD164 gene encoding sialomucin core protein 24: MGRTAALPLAALCLVCFYGLAAGLSGNATVGTCESLSNCSSCIGSDVDTSGCKWITCDEDEMCVNETEGDWKSRNCTIEEQCSSPTVVLSNATTASPSNATTTPSSNTTTPSSNTTTPSSNTTTPSSNTTTASSVTTPHPTIANITNVTTHAPQPTTAVTPAARTTSIPGTNATVTPAPSSRKSTFDAASFIGGIVLVLGLQAVVFFLYKFCKSKDRNYHTL, encoded by the exons ATGGGCAGGACAGCAGCGCTCCCCCTCGCCGCCCTTTGCCTGGTCTGCTTCTACGGGCTGGCCGCGGGGCTCAGCGGCAACGCGACGGTTG gcACCTGTGAAAGCCTTTCTAACTGCAGTTCGTGTATTGGTAGTGACGTAGATACATCAGGCTGCAAGTGGATCACATGTGATGAGG ATGAAATGTGTGTAAATGAAACAGAAGGAGATTGGAAAAGTCGCAACTGTACAATTGAAGAACAGTGTTCTT ctcctACAGTTGTTCTTTCCAATGCTACTACTGCGTCACCTTCCAATGCTACTACTACGCCGTCTTCCAATACTACTACGCCGTCTTCCAATACTACTACGCCGTCTTCCAATACTACTACGCCGTCTTCCAATACTACCACAGCCAGTTCTGTTACCACACCTCATCCTACTATAG CTAACATCACCAATGTAACTACACATGCTCCTCAACCTACAACTGCTGTAACTCCAGCTGCCAGAACAACCAGTATTCCAG GTACAAATGCTACTGTGACTCCTGCACCTTCTTCGCGCAAATCTACGTTTGATGCTGCGAGTTTCATAGGTGGAATTGTCCTTGTTCTGGGTCTGCaggctgttgttttctttctgtacaaATTCTGCAAGTCAAAAGACCGAAACTATCACACACTTTAG